The Ciconia boyciana chromosome 2, ASM3463844v1, whole genome shotgun sequence genome has a segment encoding these proteins:
- the RBM12B gene encoding RNA-binding protein 12B, with protein sequence MAVVIRLQGLPVVAGPADIRRFFLGLNIPDGGVHIIGGEIGEAFIIFATDEDARRAMSCSGGFIKDSRIELFLSSKAEMQNTIEMSRKRFDRGGRETMSGSRRTGTNGSGASGVGDMPHLVTAFPKGINKPGYGPPNHPEAGFHTNGTRRGDIGMPKSSYQSRKDSHPFNPDDLYLFLRGIPYSATEDEVRAFLSGIHVDGVILIKHRNGLNNGDCLVKFATPGDALEGLKRHRQYMGQRFIEISPSTEERWIEYGGRVDMPNEMDHFLCEDRSPRSSGYMHPRKHSHSRSPRRQRTRSRSPPNQEYYIHLRNLSTNLEKRDLRAFFPDLDICSKQIKLLTDKHQRRTRDAFVMLRSERDYQAALECHRKVLLNRPVYIFPISRKSMLKIIDSCERKRSQDRDHPGQAIPEKSYWEGHSGPKMCVYVRNFPFDVSKIEVQKFFARFDIDEDDIYLLYDDKGVGLGEALVKFKSEEQAMKAENLNRRRFLGTEVLIRLISEEQMQKFGVTVPLSAPNEMQSHSHPYDRGELSRPVGSPSGPPQGPAMHSFGPPGNFRHPSEFRHPPEDFMCPPKDFRGPPPLMDFGGDSEPFGRMEFGNNKMGSFPEGRFMPDPNFSGGSERVVPIRLKNLPFKATPNEILDFFYGYRVIPESVSVQYNEQGLPSGDAIVAMTNYEEAMAAINELNDRPIGPRKVKLSLL encoded by the coding sequence ATGGCTGTAGTCATCCGTTTACAGGGGCTTCCTGTTGTTGCGGGTCCTGCAGATATTCGTCGTTTCTTCTTGGGATTGAATATTCCTGATGGAGGTGTGCATATTATTGGAGGAGAGATTGGGGAGGCTTTTATTATATTTGCCACAGATGAAGATGCACGGCGTGCCATGAGCTGTTCAGGAGGGTTTATCAAGGACTCGCGCATAGAGCTCTTTCtcagcagcaaggcagaaatGCAGAATACCATAGAAATGAGCCGGAAACGATTTGACCGTGGGGGACGAGAAACTATGTCTGGCTCTAGAAGAACAGGTACTAATGGTTCTGGTGCATCAGGTGTTGGAGACATGCCACATTTAGTCACGGCTTTTccaaaaggaataaataaaccTGGTTACGGTCCACCAAATCATCCGGAGGCTGGTTTCCATACCAATGGCACAAGACGTGGTGATATAGGTATGCCTAAATCAAGCTATCAGTCAAGAAAGGATTCTCATCCATTTAACCCAGATGATCTTTACTTATTTCTACGTGGTATACCTTACTCTGCAACAGAAGATGAAGTACGTGCTTTCCTTTCTGGGATACATGTGGATGGAGTGATTCTGATAAAGCATCGCAATGGTTTAAACAATGGTGATTGCTTGGTAAAATTTGCTACGCCTGGTGATGCCTTAGAAGGACTTAAACGTCATAGACAATACATGGGTCAGAGGTTTATAGAAATAAGCCCGTCTACAGAGGAACGGTGGATTGAATATGGTGGGAGGGTAGACATGCCAAATGAAATGGATCACTTTTTGTGTGAAGACCGTTCTCCAAGAAGTTCAGGCTACATGCATCCAAGGAAGCATTCTCATTCAAGGTCACCAAGGAGACAAAGAACACGTTCTCGTTCACCTCCCAACCAGGAATATTACATACACTTAAGAAATCTATCTACTAATCTGGAGAAGAGAGATCTGAGAGCTTTTTTCCCTGATCTGGATATATGCAGCAAACAAATCAAGCTTCTAACAGATAAGCATCAGAGGAGGACTAGAGATGCCTTTGTGATGTTAAGGAGTGAGAGAGATTATCAGGCTGCTTTGGAATGTCATAGAAAGGTTCTTCTCAATCGTCCCGTTTACATTTTTCCAATTTCAAGAAAGTCAATGTTGAAAATAATTGATTCTTGTGAGAGGAAAAGGTCACAGGATAGAGATCATCCTGGACAGGCCATACCGGAAAAAAGTTATTGGGAAGGTCATTCCGGCCCTAAGATGTGTGTTTATGTAAGGAATTTTCCATTTGATGTGTCAAAAATTGAAGTGCAAAAGTTCTTTGCGAGATTTGATATTGATGAAGATGATATTTACTTGCTCTATGATGACAAAGGAGTTGGGCTGGGCGAAGCATTAGTGAAGTTTAAATCTGAAGAACAAGccatgaaagcagaaaatttaaATCGTCGAAGATTCTTGGGAACGGAGGTGTTAATAAGACTTATATCTGAAGAGCAGATGCAGAAGTTTGGTGTAACTGTGCCATTGTCTGCACCAAATGAAATGCAGAGTCATTCACATCCATATGACAGAGGTGAGCTTTCCCGTCCAGTTGGTTCACCATCTGGGCCACCACAAGGGCCAGCCATGCATTCATTTGGTCCCCCTGGGAACTTTAGGCATCCTTCTGAATTTAGGCACCCCCCTGAGGACTTCATGTGCCCTCCTAAGGATTTTAGAGGTCCGCCACCCCTCATGGATTTTGGTGGTGACAGTGAACCTTTTGGCAGAATGGAGTTTGGGAATAATAAAATGGGAAGTTTTCCTGAAGGAAGATTTATGCCGGATCCAAATTTCAGTGGTGGTTCTGAACGTGTTGTTCCTATTAGATTGAAAAATTTACCTTTTAAAGCTACTCCTAATGAGATTCTGGATTTTTTCTATGGCTACAGAGTCATACCAGAGTCAGTTTCTGTACAGTATAACGAACAAGGATTACCTTCGGGTGATGCCATCGTTGCAATGACAAACTATGAGGAAGCTATGGCTGCTATTAATGAACTGAATGATAGGCCAATTGGTCCACGGAAAGTTAAGTTGAGCTTACtgtaa